The DNA sequence TACTGGTCCTGGGATAGCGTAAGCCCGGTCACGCGCACGTCTGCGCTGCGGGCCAGGTGCAGCGCAAGCCCGCCCCAGCCGCTGCCGATGTCGAGCACGTGCTCGCCCGGCTGCAGCAGCAGCTTGCGCGCGATATGGCGGCATTTGGCCTGCTGCGCCTCCTCCAGCCCCAGGCCCGGGCGCTCGAAGTAGGCGCAGGAATAGTGCAGGTCGGCATCGAGGAAGCGCCGGAACAGCGCCTCGTCCAGGTCGTAATGGGATTCGACGTTGCGCCGGCTGCGCCCGGGCGGGTGGATTTCGCCCAGCCAGCTGCGCGCGCGCCGCAACCATTCGCCCAGGCCGCCGGGCTGGCGGTGACGCAGATTGCGCGCGATGACCTCGAACACGCGCAGCAGGCCACCTTCGCCCGGATCCCAGTCGCCGTCCATGTACGCCTCACCGACCGCGATCGCGGGATGGCGCAGCATGCGTACCAGCGCCGCAGGGCGGTGCAGAATCATCTCCGCGGAGGGCTCGCCTCGGCCGGCGGTGAGCCGGCGCCCGTCGGGCAGCTGCAGGTGCAGCGTGCCCTGCCTGATATACCTGTCCAGCAGTTTCAGTTGCATCCCTGGCTCCTGACCGGCTGTCCGTTGCTGAAAGGTAACAAAGTCGGTTGCCCTGTCAATGCGCCGGCGCGCTGCTAGACTGTCCCTACCATTTTCGTGCTCACGGGCGAGTTGTCTGCATGTTTTTCAGCTCACAGCGCGCCGCCTGGCGCATCTGGCTGGTCATCGGCCTGGGCTTGTGTCTGTACGGCTGTTACGAATGGAGCCGCATCGAGCTGCCGAGCGAAGAACAACTGGCACAGGCAGTGGAGGCGCAATATCGCATCGAGTTTGCGCGGCTGCAGGAGGTTGCGCGCCAGCACGGCCAGCCAGCCGAGGCGCCGGTCAGCCTGTCGCCCGAATGGGAAGCCAAATTCCGCAGCGCGATCCGTAACGAGCAATTGGCGCCGCTCGAAAAAAGCCGCAAGCAGGCGCAGTCCTTGCTCGGCGCGGGCCTGATCTTCCTGGTGCTGGCCGCCGGGATGTACGTCTCGGCACGCCAGGCTGCCAAACAGCCCTAGGAACGTCCTCAGTCCTCGAACCAGAGTCCGGGGTTGAGGATGCCCTTGGGATCGAGTTCGCGCTTGGCCCCGCGGATCGCGGCACGAAACGCGGCCGGAATCTCCTGCTTCGCCCAGCGCTTGTGGTCGCGCCCCATGGCGTGGTGATGGCTGGCGGTGCCGCCATTGGCCATGACCGCCTCGGTGGCCGCGGCCTTGATCTCGGCCCACTGCTCCACCAGCGCGCCGT is a window from the Nevskiales bacterium genome containing:
- a CDS encoding cyclopropane-fatty-acyl-phospholipid synthase family protein yields the protein MQLKLLDRYIRQGTLHLQLPDGRRLTAGRGEPSAEMILHRPAALVRMLRHPAIAVGEAYMDGDWDPGEGGLLRVFEVIARNLRHRQPGGLGEWLRRARSWLGEIHPPGRSRRNVESHYDLDEALFRRFLDADLHYSCAYFERPGLGLEEAQQAKCRHIARKLLLQPGEHVLDIGSGWGGLALHLARSADVRVTGLTLSQDQYRTACRRALDAGLADRVRFELCDYRQHEGRYDAIVSVGMFEHVGRPQYPRFFEHAAHLLRPGGRMLLHTIGRSGPPAHGNHWIRKYIFPGGYIPALSEIVSVVERTGLFLTDIEVLRLHYADTLRRWR